One genomic segment of Virgibacillus doumboii includes these proteins:
- a CDS encoding ArsR/SmtB family transcription factor, translating to MTYKSINEHLIDNVAQTFKVLSDPTRIKILHLLFHKECSVSEIADILSMQQSTISHQLKYLKQLHLVKARREKTKYYYSPDDYHVKNLLEQTIEHTKHTKQE from the coding sequence TTGACTTATAAATCGATTAATGAACATTTGATAGATAATGTAGCCCAAACATTTAAAGTATTATCAGATCCAACCCGTATTAAAATTTTGCATCTGCTTTTTCATAAAGAATGTTCAGTCAGTGAAATTGCCGACATATTAAGCATGCAGCAGTCCACTATTTCACACCAATTAAAATACTTAAAGCAATTGCACCTTGTTAAAGCACGCAGAGAAAAAACAAAGTACTACTATTCACCTGATGACTATCATGTGAAAAATTTGCTTGAACAAACGATTGAGCATACCAAGCATACTAAACAGGAGTGA
- a CDS encoding cation diffusion facilitator family transporter has translation MGHNHDHHHTDNTKVLFWSFIAIASFMVVEVIGGIVTNSLALLSDAGHMLSDAAALGLSLLAFKIGEKNVTRNKTYGYKRFEIIAAFINGITLIVISLYIGYEAFHRFVDPPNVSAGMMIIASIGLVINLVVAWILMRGDSEENLNVRSALLHVFGDLLGSIGAIVAGILIYFFSWYIADPIASVLVAILILISGIRITKDSVHVLMEGKPENINMDEVKEALSGLDGVNDVHDLHIWSITSGFPSLSCHLVVDDTIKRDTVLTKANDMIEEQFQISHSTIQIEGQNTASHNDCDFCN, from the coding sequence ATGGGACATAACCACGATCACCATCATACGGATAATACCAAAGTGTTATTCTGGAGTTTCATTGCGATAGCTTCCTTTATGGTAGTAGAAGTTATCGGTGGAATAGTAACAAACAGTCTTGCACTGCTGTCGGATGCAGGTCATATGTTAAGTGATGCAGCAGCATTGGGATTAAGTTTACTTGCATTTAAAATTGGCGAAAAAAATGTCACCAGAAATAAAACGTATGGCTATAAGCGGTTTGAAATTATTGCAGCATTCATAAACGGTATTACATTAATTGTCATTTCGTTATATATAGGTTACGAAGCTTTCCACAGATTTGTTGACCCACCAAATGTAAGTGCAGGTATGATGATTATTGCCTCAATCGGTTTAGTGATAAATTTGGTGGTTGCCTGGATTTTGATGCGCGGCGACTCTGAAGAAAATTTAAATGTCAGAAGTGCCTTACTTCATGTGTTTGGTGATTTACTGGGATCAATTGGTGCGATAGTCGCCGGTATTTTAATATATTTCTTCAGCTGGTACATAGCTGACCCGATTGCAAGTGTATTAGTAGCTATTTTAATATTGATATCAGGTATTCGAATCACAAAAGACTCGGTTCATGTTCTAATGGAAGGAAAACCGGAAAATATCAATATGGATGAAGTGAAAGAAGCTTTATCAGGACTTGACGGTGTAAACGATGTGCATGACCTGCACATTTGGTCGATAACGTCTGGCTTTCCTTCATTGAGCTGTCATCTTGTTGTTGATGATACAATTAAACGGGACACAGTTCTCACAAAAGCAAATGACATGATTGAAGAACAGTTTCAGATATCCCACAGCACAATACAAATAGAAGGTCAAAATACTGCTTCACATAATGATTGTGATTTTTGTAACTGA
- the fadH gene encoding 2,4-dienoyl-CoA reductase → MKNKTVIVTGSSSGMGKYMAEKFAMEGANVVLTGRNEERLLAVKDELDKKSNGEIHTVSMDVRKPEDIEQMVADTVEKFGTIDHLVNNAAGNFIVAAEDLSVNGWNSVIDIVLNGTFYCSREVGKYWIENGIKGSIINMVATYAWNAGAGVIHSSAAKAGVLNLTRTLAVEWGTKYGIRVNAIAPGPIERTGGAEKLFQSEKAAERTLQSVPLHRLGKPEEIADLAYFLLSEKAGYINGEVVTMDGGQWLNKFPF, encoded by the coding sequence ATGAAAAATAAAACTGTTATTGTTACAGGCAGTTCGAGTGGTATGGGCAAATATATGGCTGAAAAATTTGCAATGGAAGGTGCAAATGTCGTTCTGACGGGCAGAAATGAAGAGCGTCTGCTGGCTGTTAAAGACGAATTGGATAAAAAGTCAAATGGTGAAATACATACGGTTTCCATGGATGTAAGAAAACCTGAAGATATTGAGCAAATGGTTGCGGATACAGTTGAAAAATTTGGAACGATTGATCATCTGGTGAATAATGCTGCTGGTAATTTTATTGTGGCAGCGGAGGATTTGTCCGTAAATGGCTGGAATTCTGTTATTGATATTGTATTGAATGGAACGTTTTACTGCAGCAGAGAAGTTGGGAAGTACTGGATCGAGAATGGTATTAAAGGATCGATTATTAACATGGTAGCTACATATGCATGGAATGCCGGAGCGGGTGTGATTCATTCATCGGCCGCGAAGGCAGGGGTCCTCAATCTGACACGGACACTGGCAGTGGAATGGGGGACAAAGTACGGTATTCGTGTGAATGCAATTGCACCGGGGCCAATCGAGCGAACTGGTGGAGCTGAAAAATTATTTCAGTCGGAAAAAGCTGCGGAACGTACACTTCAATCTGTTCCATTACATCGACTGGGTAAACCGGAAGAAATAGCTGACCTTGCCTATTTTCTATTATCAGAAAAAGCAGGCTACATTAATGGCGAGGTAGTAACTATGGATGGAGGACAATGGTTGAATAAATTTCCTTTTTAA
- a CDS encoding SCO family protein — MTASKIILPLLILFILLSACGNTYEGDFSYDVKKFTFTNQNGETISKEDMAGKFWIADFIFTNCTTVCPPMTSNMVYLQGKLKKAGLEDVQLLSFSIDPKRDTHEKMKTYVKNRGGTLDNWHLFTGYEFEKIKEFSIKSFKAPVDKIADSDQFIHSTGFYLVSPEGNAIKQYNGNDKSEMKKIVQDIKDMS; from the coding sequence ATGACAGCAAGTAAGATAATACTTCCTTTATTAATTTTGTTCATTTTATTAAGCGCTTGCGGCAATACATATGAAGGTGATTTCTCGTATGATGTGAAGAAGTTTACCTTCACAAATCAAAATGGCGAAACAATAAGCAAAGAAGATATGGCAGGAAAGTTCTGGATTGCAGATTTTATTTTCACAAACTGCACAACTGTTTGCCCGCCAATGACTTCAAACATGGTGTATCTGCAGGGTAAATTAAAAAAAGCCGGACTTGAGGACGTTCAACTTCTATCATTCAGTATTGATCCCAAGCGTGATACACATGAAAAAATGAAAACATATGTTAAAAATCGTGGTGGAACATTAGATAATTGGCATTTATTCACCGGCTACGAATTTGAAAAAATTAAGGAGTTTTCCATAAAATCATTTAAAGCGCCAGTCGATAAAATTGCTGACTCAGACCAGTTTATCCATTCAACAGGTTTCTATCTGGTATCACCGGAAGGAAACGCGATTAAGCAATATAACGGTAATGACAAAAGTGAAATGAAAAAAATAGTTCAGGATATTAAAGATATGTCCTGA
- a CDS encoding YkyB family protein produces MDENQSIPLSELAKALYTINRHAKTAPEPQHLYYIKKETINRLLREKRAKKIGLHFSNHPKFSNQHSTLLVKVDNYYFHVPPSKDDFKELKHLGELDENHRNPQTKMSLSHAKKIVYRYINWQPAKKPYKASKKKNRSSYFIPTSLGKMEWPPKNTHRNY; encoded by the coding sequence ATGGATGAAAACCAATCGATTCCACTAAGCGAACTCGCCAAGGCTCTTTACACAATTAACCGGCATGCAAAAACAGCTCCGGAGCCGCAACACTTGTATTATATAAAGAAGGAAACGATTAATCGTCTTTTACGTGAAAAGCGTGCAAAGAAAATCGGTCTGCATTTCTCGAATCACCCTAAATTCAGTAACCAGCACTCTACACTTCTTGTAAAAGTAGACAATTATTATTTCCATGTTCCCCCATCAAAAGATGACTTCAAAGAACTTAAACACCTAGGTGAACTTGATGAGAACCATCGAAATCCCCAAACAAAAATGTCACTTTCACATGCAAAAAAAATCGTGTATCGCTATATTAATTGGCAGCCGGCAAAAAAACCATACAAAGCCTCCAAGAAGAAAAACAGATCCTCTTATTTTATCCCAACGTCACTTGGGAAAATGGAATGGCCTCCTAAAAATACGCATCGGAACTATTAA
- a CDS encoding DMT family transporter: MNKAFLYIIIGAGLWGTIGWYVKNLYTYGFTPMEVVTLRAWSAAIILVIYLLITAPKKLKLTSASDIKYFIGTGVFSIIFFNYCMFTAIELATIPVATALLYTAPAFVTVLSFLFFKEPLTKSKIVALFITLAGTALVVGLIPLNLETFKLAAILFGLGSGIGYALYSIFSKFALKKYTSLSITTYTFIVAAVSLLPFFPYKEKFTLLLDPAVLFYAFGLGFLPTAFAYIIYTYGLNKTEASTASILTTIEPVVATLIGIYIFHEAFSITQMLGMACIIGAVILIQVYAKPGKINRT; this comes from the coding sequence TTGAATAAAGCGTTTCTTTATATCATTATCGGGGCAGGGCTTTGGGGCACAATCGGCTGGTATGTTAAAAATTTATATACATATGGGTTCACCCCGATGGAAGTCGTGACACTTAGGGCATGGTCAGCTGCTATCATACTAGTTATCTATTTATTAATAACTGCACCAAAGAAATTAAAACTTACTTCAGCCAGCGATATAAAATATTTTATTGGCACCGGAGTTTTCAGTATCATTTTCTTCAACTACTGTATGTTTACTGCCATTGAATTAGCTACAATTCCTGTTGCCACTGCATTGCTTTATACAGCGCCAGCATTTGTGACAGTGTTATCATTCCTGTTTTTCAAAGAGCCACTGACAAAAAGTAAAATTGTTGCTCTTTTTATCACGCTTGCAGGTACAGCGCTGGTGGTAGGATTAATCCCATTAAATCTGGAAACCTTTAAGCTTGCTGCTATTCTTTTTGGGCTTGGTTCAGGGATTGGGTATGCCCTGTACAGCATCTTCAGTAAATTCGCATTAAAGAAATACACAAGCCTGAGTATTACAACGTATACATTTATCGTGGCTGCCGTTTCACTATTGCCGTTTTTTCCATATAAAGAAAAATTCACATTACTGCTTGACCCGGCAGTTCTATTCTATGCATTCGGATTAGGCTTTCTTCCTACTGCATTTGCCTATATCATTTACACGTACGGATTAAACAAGACAGAGGCATCCACAGCATCCATTTTGACAACTATAGAACCTGTTGTAGCAACGCTGATTGGAATTTATATATTTCACGAGGCTTTTTCCATTACACAAATGCTTGGAATGGCTTGCATTATCGGAGCAGTGATACTGATTCAGGTATACGCAAAACCTGGAAAAATAAATCGTACATAA
- a CDS encoding DUF542 domain-containing protein → MSQFTAEHTPAEIVKVFPKASDLFKERRIDFCCGGNRPLSDVFEEKDMDDSIILNELNNAY, encoded by the coding sequence ATGAGTCAATTTACTGCTGAACATACACCCGCTGAGATCGTAAAGGTATTTCCCAAGGCGAGTGATTTATTTAAAGAACGACGAATCGATTTTTGCTGTGGTGGCAACCGTCCACTCAGTGACGTTTTTGAAGAAAAAGACATGGATGACTCCATTATTCTGAATGAGCTTAACAATGCATATTGA
- a CDS encoding hemerythrin domain-containing protein: protein MVDWDAIPASELIDHIVHTHHVYLNDELPALGQFVTKILRVHGANHPHLKELHRLYNDFKVDMEEHMITEESEVFPLIKKYEKEPSEQLLQAIREANGGLEDEHETSGNILKRMREVTNGFEPPADACSSYRITYARLAEMETNTFQHVHLENNILFKNL from the coding sequence GTGGTTGATTGGGACGCTATTCCCGCTTCCGAGTTAATTGACCATATTGTCCATACACACCATGTATACTTGAACGACGAGCTTCCCGCTTTAGGGCAATTTGTCACAAAAATATTACGTGTCCATGGTGCAAATCATCCACATTTGAAAGAATTGCATCGACTATACAATGATTTTAAAGTGGATATGGAAGAACACATGATTACAGAAGAAAGTGAAGTATTCCCACTGATTAAAAAATATGAAAAAGAACCAAGCGAGCAGCTTCTTCAAGCTATTCGTGAAGCAAATGGCGGACTGGAAGACGAACATGAAACTTCCGGTAACATTCTGAAGCGGATGCGGGAAGTCACCAATGGCTTCGAACCGCCTGCAGATGCATGCAGCTCCTACCGAATCACATATGCACGTCTAGCTGAAATGGAAACGAACACATTCCAGCATGTTCATTTGGAAAACAACATACTGTTTAAAAATCTGTAA
- a CDS encoding FbpB family small basic protein, which translates to MRPKYQNFEELVKQNKQELLEDEDRLKQLELRLDKKQSAIKSDRMDHLLHR; encoded by the coding sequence ATGCGCCCAAAATATCAAAACTTTGAAGAACTTGTAAAGCAAAATAAACAGGAACTATTAGAAGACGAAGATAGATTAAAACAACTTGAGCTTCGTCTGGACAAAAAGCAGTCAGCAATTAAGTCAGATAGGATGGACCATTTACTTCATAGATAA
- a CDS encoding aminotransferase A, producing the protein MRPNLNKSVKNIEISGIRKFFNMVANENNVTSLTIGQPDFPTPAHVKEAAKFALDHNKTTYTHNAGILELRTAIADFYKNKYGISYDPKEEIIVTTGASQAIDITFRTILNQGDEVILPAPIYPGYEPLIKLAGANVVYADTTSDNFKLTKENLNNHITSKTKCVVLPYPSNPTGASFTKEELQELAASLQHKNIFILADEIYSELVYDWKHTSIASLDEVKDRTIVINGLSKSHAMTGFRIGYTLAPEWIAKEMLKVHQYNVSCASSISQYAALEALTNGLTDTQSMRDEYKKRRDLVYERLVSMGLNVNKPDGAFYFFPQFPIKELSSFQLGLNLVRKGKVALVPGDSFSSIGEGYMRLSYAYDIETIKTGLDRLEAFLQMEKLI; encoded by the coding sequence ATGCGGCCAAATCTTAATAAATCTGTTAAAAACATTGAAATATCAGGTATCCGTAAGTTTTTTAACATGGTAGCAAATGAAAATAATGTTACCTCTCTTACAATTGGACAACCCGATTTTCCAACACCGGCACATGTGAAAGAAGCAGCAAAATTCGCTTTGGATCATAATAAAACAACTTATACACATAACGCTGGAATTTTGGAACTGCGAACTGCAATTGCTGACTTTTACAAAAATAAATATGGAATCAGTTATGATCCGAAAGAAGAAATTATTGTTACAACAGGAGCATCACAGGCAATTGATATAACATTTCGCACCATATTAAATCAAGGTGATGAAGTGATTCTTCCAGCTCCCATTTACCCTGGGTACGAACCGCTGATTAAGCTTGCCGGAGCAAACGTAGTTTATGCAGATACAACATCCGATAATTTTAAGCTTACAAAGGAAAACCTGAATAATCATATTACGAGTAAAACAAAATGCGTCGTTCTCCCCTACCCTTCCAATCCAACAGGGGCATCATTTACAAAAGAAGAATTGCAGGAATTGGCTGCATCACTCCAGCATAAAAACATATTTATCCTGGCAGACGAAATCTACAGTGAATTGGTATATGATTGGAAACACACATCGATTGCAAGTTTAGATGAGGTCAAGGATCGAACAATTGTTATTAATGGGCTTTCCAAGTCACATGCAATGACTGGTTTTCGGATTGGATATACACTTGCACCGGAATGGATTGCAAAGGAGATGCTGAAGGTGCACCAGTATAACGTATCGTGCGCATCATCAATCAGCCAGTATGCAGCACTGGAAGCTTTAACAAATGGCCTGACCGACACGCAGTCAATGCGTGACGAATATAAAAAAAGACGCGATCTGGTCTATGAACGTTTAGTAAGCATGGGGCTCAATGTAAACAAACCTGATGGCGCATTCTATTTTTTTCCACAGTTCCCTATTAAAGAATTATCGTCATTTCAGCTGGGGTTGAATTTAGTTCGGAAAGGAAAAGTAGCATTGGTTCCAGGAGATTCCTTTTCTTCCATTGGAGAAGGTTATATGCGTCTTTCCTATGCATATGATATCGAAACAATTAAAACTGGACTGGATCGTCTTGAAGCTTTTTTGCAGATGGAAAAATTAATATAA
- a CDS encoding aspartyl-phosphate phosphatase Spo0E family protein, with translation MCSTENLLEQIEFLRKQMSDVALKKGFTSIESISLSQELDRLLNQYNDMKRTQHHKKID, from the coding sequence ATGTGTTCCACTGAAAACCTTTTAGAACAAATTGAATTTTTGCGTAAACAAATGTCTGATGTTGCATTAAAAAAAGGATTTACAAGTATTGAGTCCATATCCCTCAGTCAGGAATTGGACAGGTTATTAAATCAATACAATGACATGAAACGGACACAGCACCATAAGAAAATAGATTAA
- a CDS encoding PilZ domain-containing protein → MYFKRNESYRFVFNEPVKGKLTKKENNNTVTTEVQLMDVSNQGAKIICRTPVNLKKDTDITLSFNLNSSSFHATGNIKWIKNFQNTSEMGLHLNTDDEYRNMMIMELKDIAKQNNKKQK, encoded by the coding sequence TTGTATTTTAAAAGAAATGAATCCTACCGTTTCGTATTTAATGAACCTGTTAAAGGGAAATTAACTAAGAAGGAAAATAATAATACGGTAACCACTGAAGTTCAACTAATGGATGTGAGCAATCAGGGTGCAAAGATTATCTGTCGAACACCTGTCAATCTAAAAAAAGATACAGATATAACCCTCTCATTCAACCTGAATTCAAGTTCCTTTCATGCAACAGGCAATATAAAATGGATAAAAAACTTTCAAAATACGTCAGAAATGGGATTACACCTGAATACTGATGACGAATACAGAAACATGATGATAATGGAACTGAAAGATATTGCCAAACAGAACAATAAAAAACAGAAATAA
- the lepB gene encoding signal peptidase I translates to MTSLTKNKKKSELAEWGKAILIAIVLAFCLRSFVFATSVVDGESMEPTLEDGETILFNKFTYLFDEPERGDIVIIQRPIKNYVKRIIALPGETVKAENHTLYINGEAYEQPFINQAARQDTGDFGPLKVPKNEYFVMGDNRALSKDSRNGLGFIEEENIVGKSEFVVFPFDEWTMTQ, encoded by the coding sequence ATGACTTCATTGACTAAAAATAAAAAGAAAAGCGAATTGGCAGAATGGGGTAAAGCCATCTTGATTGCCATCGTTCTAGCCTTTTGCCTTCGATCATTCGTATTTGCAACTTCCGTCGTCGATGGTGAAAGTATGGAGCCAACCCTTGAAGACGGGGAAACAATACTTTTTAATAAATTCACTTACCTTTTTGATGAGCCTGAACGTGGTGACATTGTTATTATACAAAGGCCAATTAAAAACTATGTAAAGCGGATCATTGCCCTGCCCGGTGAGACGGTCAAAGCCGAGAATCACACGCTCTATATTAACGGTGAAGCATATGAACAGCCATTTATAAATCAAGCTGCCCGGCAGGATACCGGAGATTTTGGACCCTTAAAGGTTCCAAAGAACGAATATTTTGTAATGGGTGATAACCGTGCTTTAAGTAAAGACAGCCGAAATGGCCTTGGTTTTATTGAAGAAGAGAATATTGTTGGAAAATCGGAATTTGTTGTCTTCCCGTTTGATGAATGGACCATGACACAATAA
- a CDS encoding zinc-ribbon domain-containing protein, which translates to MHHCPYCGTKVKDNELYCIKCGEQLPEDMSKRLEDQKTFNKFWYIPIFIAAAVLLSSGIYYIFLQNQTADAKDLYNKAEDSAVNGQYEEAKDFLNSALDNYDKFIQADIALGFVDKALQIQSSLEKAIDHLDKDEFQKALSLVNQAEDSLKNYNGKAVTQLINKLTSTRSTIKTEELKYKLRQNPSIDELKTLVWEAEAIKSDEAAEITSTIRNQIVDYIYSKASEELNEKQFSDALAIVEDGLKYVPASEKLQSLKTTIEKEKTAFETEQRQRIEQAINTAEEERELNENNAIELVSVNVESDDQGKLVVKGEVKSVATIPINTILVEYSLLSKKGEAFLSNKIYVYPETLYPDETGEFEFTHFDINQEGKNIDIRVDKIKWYTDK; encoded by the coding sequence ATGCACCACTGTCCTTATTGTGGCACAAAAGTAAAAGATAATGAGTTATATTGTATAAAATGCGGTGAACAATTACCTGAAGATATGAGTAAACGCCTGGAAGATCAGAAAACATTTAATAAATTCTGGTATATCCCTATATTCATCGCAGCAGCAGTCCTTTTATCCTCAGGGATTTATTATATTTTCCTGCAAAATCAAACCGCTGATGCAAAAGATTTATACAACAAGGCTGAAGACAGCGCAGTAAACGGCCAATATGAAGAAGCAAAAGATTTTCTTAATTCAGCACTTGATAACTATGACAAATTTATACAGGCCGACATTGCACTAGGTTTTGTGGATAAAGCATTACAAATACAATCAAGTTTGGAAAAAGCAATCGACCATTTAGATAAAGACGAATTTCAAAAAGCACTATCCCTTGTCAATCAAGCTGAAGATTCATTAAAAAATTACAACGGAAAAGCAGTTACACAACTAATTAACAAACTTACATCAACACGAAGCACAATAAAAACGGAAGAACTTAAATATAAACTTCGTCAGAATCCAAGCATAGACGAGCTGAAAACACTCGTATGGGAAGCTGAAGCAATAAAATCTGATGAAGCAGCAGAAATAACTTCAACCATTCGCAATCAGATTGTAGATTATATTTACTCAAAAGCAAGTGAAGAATTGAACGAAAAACAGTTCTCGGATGCTTTGGCCATTGTGGAAGATGGGTTAAAATATGTACCAGCTTCTGAAAAGCTTCAAAGCCTGAAAACAACGATTGAGAAAGAAAAAACTGCTTTCGAAACAGAACAGCGTCAGCGAATTGAGCAGGCGATCAATACCGCCGAGGAAGAACGTGAGCTGAACGAAAATAATGCAATAGAACTTGTTTCGGTTAATGTTGAAAGTGATGACCAGGGAAAATTAGTTGTAAAAGGTGAAGTGAAAAGCGTCGCAACAATTCCGATAAACACGATTCTTGTGGAATATTCATTACTGTCCAAAAAAGGAGAAGCATTTTTATCAAACAAGATTTATGTATATCCTGAAACACTATATCCTGATGAAACTGGAGAATTTGAATTCACCCATTTTGACATAAATCAGGAAGGTAAAAATATTGACATTAGAGTCGATAAAATAAAATGGTATACCGATAAATAA